The DNA window CGTTAAGCTTATTGTTGTAGCGTGCAATACAGTCTCAAGTGTGGCATTGGAGTATTTAAGGGAGACCTTTAAAGATGTTCCGTTTTTTGGTGTCGTCGAGCCGGGTGTGAAGGTAGCGGTAGAAAAGTCAAAAATTAAAAAAGTCGGAGTAATTGGAACGATTGCCACAATAAAGAGTGAGGCTCATAAGAAACTTTTTCCATCAGGTTTTGAAGTTATTGGTAAACCCTGCCCTCTTTTTGTGCCTCTTGCTGAGGAAGGGATAATCTCTGGACCTATCGCAAAAAGTGTTGCTGAGTTTTATCTTGCAGAAATCAAGGAAAAAGTTGATACGGTTATACTTGGTTGTACCCATTATCCTGTTTTGAAGTCTACTATTAAAGAGGTTCTTGGAGACCAAATAGAGCTTGTTGACCCTGCTGAAGAAGTTGCGAAGGAGGTTTACAATTATTTAAAGCTCAATGCTCTTTTGAATAGAGCGGGTGGAAATTTGGATATTTATTTAACTGACATTCCACCCCACTATGAGAGTCTTATAAGTAGGTTTCTTGGTGAAAGGGCAAACAATATAAGAAAGGTTGACATTGAAAACCTTTAAGGAGGGATAATGGAGATAAGGGAAATCCAGGATTTGATTGAAAAGAATGAGATCAAGGTCGTTGACCTCTGGTTTCACTGCATCCTTGGCAGGTTAAGGCATGTCAGTATAGAACCTACGTACTTTTTGAAGGGGTTTACTAAAGGAATTGGGATTGATGGTTCCAGCGTACCCGGATACGCAGAAGTTCACAATTCAGACATGAGGTTAATCCCGGACCTGGATAGTGCTTTTCTTGACCCTGTGAGGGAAGGGGTTCTTGTAGTTTATTCAAACCTTTATTATTCCGATACCCATGAGCCTTATCCAATTTATCCACGGAATGTACTGCGTAAAACCCTTGAGCTCGTTAAAAAACTTGGTGTGGCTGAGGAAGTTTACATCTTGCCCGAGTTTGAATTTTATGTATTTAAGGAGGTTGATTTTGACGAAACAGGTTACTATGTCGAATTTGTGGAAGAAAAAAGGTTAAAATCAAGCTACCATATTGCTGAACCCTATGACGCCTTTTTTGAGCTAAGGACAGAGATAGTGCAGCGCCTCAAACAGGCAGGGATCAAGGTAAAATACCATCATCATGAGGTGGGGGGCTATGGTCAAAATGAGGTTGAGCTGACCTTCGGTAATGCCCTTAGGGTCTGTGATCAGGTCGAAACTACGAAGTTTGTGATTAAAAGCGTGGCAGAAAAGTATGGCTTTAAGGCTACCTTTATGCCCAAGCCTCTTTTCAATGAGGCAGGCAATGGTTTTCATTTTCATATGTATTTAGCTAAAAATGGTGAATCTATTTTCTATGGAAACGAGAAAAACCTCGGCCTAAGCGAAACAGCCCTTTATTTCATCGGCGGACTCTTAAAACATGCAAGGGCTGTAAGTGCCTTTGTTAACCCTTCTACGAATTCGTATAAGAGACTTTATTCAGGTTTTGAAGCACCTGTAGCAATTACCTACGCTTTAGCTAACAGGACTGCAGCGATTAGAATTCCAGGTTATGCAAAGGGTAAGGATGTGGACATTGAGTACAGGCCACCGGATGCAACAATGAATACTTATCTTGGCGTCGCTGCGATCATTCTTGCGGGTTTAGATGGAATCAAAAATAAAATTGACCCCGGTGAGCCCTTTGAAGGAAAAGTAGATATGGAATCCGTTAAATCAGGTAAGGTAAGGCTGCTTCCTTCTAACTTAAAGGAAGCCCTGGATTCCCTTAGAGAAGACCACGAATTTTTGACAGCGGATGGGGTTTTCACGGAAGACTTGATTAACAAGTGGATAGATTTGAAGATGGAAGAATACAACAGGGTTAATCTGTTACCTCATCCACAGGAATATGTGGATTATTTCTAAGGGAGTTGAAAGATGGAGATGCAGATAAAAAGAAAGGACCTTTTGGGTCTTGAGGACCTTACAAGGGAGGAGATTGAAATTATTTTGGATACTGCTAAATCTATGAGGGAAATCCTTGATAGGCCTATTAAGAAAGTTCCCACCTTAAAGGGGAAGACCGTTGTAAATATGTTTTTCGAACCGTCCACTAGAACTCAATCCTCCTTTGATCTCGCCGCCAAAAGACTTTCGGCGGATACTGTGAGTGTCTCGACAAAGGGTTCGGCGGTTCAGAAGGGCGAATCCCTTCTTGATACTCTTTTAAATATTGATGCAATGAAAGCCGATGCCTTTATCGTTCGTCACTGGGCCTCTGGTGCACCACACTTTTTGGCAAAGCATACAGAGGCTGCTGTTATTAACGCAGGCGACGGGACTCATGAACATCCTACCCAGGCACTTCTGGATATGCTTACAATGGAAGATAGGTTTGGAAAGATTGAAGGACTGAGGGTTTTAATTGTTGGCGACATTCTCCATTCGAGGGTGGCTCGGTCCAACATCTTTGGACTTAAAAAGATGGGGGCTCACGTAACCTTAGCTGGTCCACCTACCCTTTTACCCGAATATTTTAAGGAACTTGGTGTAGAAATATGCTATGATATCGATGAGGCAGTGAAGGATAAAGATGTTATCATGGCCTTGAGGATCCAGAAGGAGAGACTGGAGGAGGCCTATTTCCCTTCCATAAGGGAGTATCGAAAATATTTTGGAATTACGAGGGAGAGGCTAAAAAAGGCTAGCAAAAATGCTGTGATTATGCACCCTGGTCCTGTAAACTGGGGGGTCGAACTGGACTTTGACCTTATTCAAGAAAGAGAATCTCTAATTTTAGACCAGGTTACTAACGGTGTCGCTATAAGAATGGCAGTTTTGTACCTTTTTATACGAGGAGAAAAGGCCCATGAATAGAAAGCTTTTTAAAGGCGGAAACGTTGTCGATGTCTTAAGGCGGAAGGTATCAAAGGCGGATGTTTTAGTTGAAGAAGGTTTCATATTAGCCGTTGAACCATCGATTGAGGCTTCGGATGCGGAAGTAATAAATTGCGATGGACTTTTTATCGTACCTGGACTTATTGACATGCACGCCCACCTAAGGGAACCGGGTGAGGAGCATAAAGAAGATATAGGGACTGGAACTTCTGCTGCTATTCACGGTGGCTATGTTGCTGTAGTTTCTATGCCCAATACAAATCCTCCCTGCGATAACAGAAGCGTTGTCGAGTACATTCTAAGAAGGTCAAAGGAAGAGGACAAGGCCGAAGTTTTACCCTGTGGAACAATTACTAAGGGCAGGAAGGGTTTAGAGCTGGCAGAACTTTCAGATATGCACGAAGGCGGTGCCGTTGCCTTTTCCGATGATGGAAGCTGGGTTCAGCATAGCGGAGTAATGAGGAGGGCTCTTGAATACACTAAATTCTTCAATGGACTCATTATCTCCCACGCAGAGGATAGTACTCTAACTCATATGGGGCTTGCCAACGAGAGTGCATTAACCACAAAATTGGGCCTTCGTGGAATGCCTATTGCCGCTGAGACTATTGCCATTTTCAGGGATATTGAGCTTGCGCGGCTCACAGGAGGTAGATTGCATATTGCCCATGTCAGCTCAAAAGACAGCATAGAGCTTATAAAGAGAGCAAAGGAAGCAGATATAAAAGTTACTGCCGAAGTTACTCCACACCACCTTCTCTTTGATGAAAACAAGCTTGTTGATTACGATTCTAATTACAAGGTTAATCCTCCATTGAGGAGTGCAGAAGATAGGGAAGCCCTCCTTGATGCACTTAAAAAGGGGATTATTGATGTCATCGCCACCGACCATGCTCCACACGCCGATTTTGAAAAGATGGATGAGTTCAATGCGGCACCTTTTGGCATGATTTGGCTCGATTTTGCTTTCCCTGTTCTATATCAGAGCCTTGTGACTTCGGGGAAATTGGACCTTATCAAACTCGTTGAAAGCATGAGCTTAAAACCCGCAAAAATTCTTGGCTTGGAAAAACTTGGTGCTATAGAGAAAGGCTATAGGGCCTCTTTCTTTGCCTTTAATCCCGAAACTGAGATAAAGATTGATCGCGAATTCATTAAATCGAGGGCTTACAATACTCCTTTGTATAATTTTAAGGTTAAGGGTAAAATTGAATGGACGCTCAAAGATGGGAAAATATATAGACACTGAAAGGTATCATTTGATCGCAGAGGAAGTAATCAGGGCATCTAATGGACAAATTGTTGAGCTAATGATCGTTCACACAATTCAGGACAATGCCCGATTTATGGAAAGCACTATTACTCAGTATGGAAGGATCAATGATCTTAGACTTACGGTAAGGGTCAGGTTTGGAAATAAAAGCGGTGTGGCTACCACCAATTCCATTACAAAGGACGGAATTTTAGATGTTGTCAAGATGGCTGAACAAAGTGCTTTAAATGCAAAAGAGGACCCATTCTTACCAGACCCGGAAGAGAAGAAAGAATTGGAACATGAACAGATCGATCCCGCCGTTGCGGAAATGGGACCCGATGAAAAGTCCAGGTTTCTTGGGAAAATTTTTAGCGAGTTTTCTGAGGATTTTATATTCCATGGTACACTGAGATCGAGCTTAAATTACGTTGGCATTTTTAATAACTTGGGGCTTAAGTCTGATTTTTCTTATACTGCTTTAAATATGACAATGATTATAGAGGATGCGGAGGAAAAAGACACCTTCTGGCTACAGCATACAAGTCCTGACCTCGATTCTTTAAACTATGATAAATACTCTCAGAAAATAAGAGAGTTCCTGAAGATGAGGTATCCAAATGTGCATGTGAAACCAGGAAAGTACACGGTTATCCTTTCCCCTTACGCCCTTAAAGATGTTCTCGATTTCATGCAATATGTGGGTTTTTCTGCATCTGCCTTAGAGATGAGGATGTCTTTTTTAAAGGATATGGAAGGGGAGAAGGTATTTGCGGAAGCCTTTACCTTAGAAGATCGGCCCCTCAGAAAGGAGAACTTTTCGATGCCCTTTGATTTTGAAGGTGTAGAGAAGAAAAATCTTACAATTTTTGAAGATGGAGTTTTCAAAAGGTTCATTTACGATAAGAAGCTTGCTAAAAAATTGAAGAAGAAAACCACGGGTCATGCCATGGATCTAATAGATTCCTTTGCCTTTGCAGGGCACTTGGAAATGAAAGGTGGAGAAAAGAGTGTTCAGGAACTTATCGAAGAATCTCCTGACATTATTTATGTAACGAGATTGCATTATGTAAATGTCCTTGACCCCACAACCTTCACCCTAACGGGGATGACGAGGGATGGAACTTTCCGAGTAAGGCACGGGAGGCAATGGGCGAGGCTTCCTAATTTAAGATTTCACGTCAATTTTAAGGAACTTTTTAACAATATCACTGGAATCTCGAAAGAGAGGGAATATGTCGGGCAACCGGATTCCTACTCCTTTGATCTTCCTGTAGCCTATCTTTTACCGCATGTAAGATGTGAAGGCTTTAATGTAATAGGGTTCAGCACTGAAGAGGATTGATGCTAATACTCGTTCTTTTTTCCCAGATTTTTTCGGTTTATCCCTATGAAAGAGTAATGTTTTCACCCGATGCAATTGTGGAAAGAAGGGCGTTTCTTAGTCGTGATTATTTCTACCCCTGGGTTTCTTCAGGAATTGTCTTTTACCCGGCCGGGATCAGAAGTTTTTCCTTAGGCGCGAGATATAAATTTCTTGACTTCAGTGTTGGATTACTTTCTACGGGGGATATAAAGTCTTACGATGAATATGCACAGGAAATAGGAAGCTATAGTACAGGTATTTTGAGAGGTACTGCAGGATTTGAACTACCATTAGATTTTTTGAACGTTAAAGCTTCCTTGTCTGGTGTGAGGGCTTATGGACCTGATTTTTACGAGTCGAGGGTCTGGGTGGATCTTGATTTTTACAGAACACTCTTTGCCTTTGAAAATGTTGCTCTCGGTATGACATTATCTTATGAGCCATCCTTTGGTTTTTATTTATTTGGTCCATATCACTTCCTTGGCGGTGATTTTTACAAAAGGGATAACTATGAGTTCAAAGCGGGCTTTTATCGATCCTTTAAGTTTGCAAGTTTCCTGCTGGGGTTTTCTTATTTTGTGTCGGCAGGGGAAACAAGTTTTAAACCTTACTTTTCTTTTAAGGTGAGGCATAAAAATCTTTCCTTTTACTATTTTTACCGAGTAGAGAGGGAAATAACAGACATATTTGGTATTTCCCTTTGTTACGAATAATATGAAGAAAGGACCGGAAAGAATAATTGTCAAAAACCAAAAGGCTTATCACGATTATGAAATCCTTGAAACTTTTGAGGCAGGGATTGTTCTCAAAGGCAGCGAGGTGAAGTCTATTAAGGAAGGCAAAGTCTCGCTTAAAGAGGCTTATGCAGATATTATAGGTAACGAGGTTTATATCATCAACATGCATGTTACCCCTTATGAGAAGGATAAGGTCTCAAAGCTAAATCCAACGAGGCCGAGAAAGCTATTATTACATAGGTATGAGATAAAGAGGCTCATTGGCAAGATCAAGGAGAAAGGCCTCACTTTAATTCCCCTTATGATCATTGAGAAGCGGAACCTAATAAAGGTGGTTCTTGGACTTGGTCGAGGTAAGAAACTCTACGAAAAACGCGAAGAGATAAAGAAGAGGATAATCGAGAGGGAGATTCAGAGGGCGATGAAAAAGGAGTTTGATTATTGATATGGAACTGAAAATTTTTACCGGTACGCTTTCCAATGGATTACGAGTCGTGGTGAATGAGGATGATGAAAATACAATGGTGGCTGCTGCCTTGCTTTACGAAGCGGGAAGCAGAATGGAGCGGGAAGGAATAACTGGCATTTCGCATATTCTTGAACACATGATGTATAAGGGAACAGAAAAAATAGGGCCGGAGGAGTATTCGAAAAGAATTCAAAGGCTTGGTGGATACGATAATGCTTATACTTCCAAGGATTATACTGTTTATTATGTCTATTTGCCTCCTGGAACCCTCGGTGAATTCCTAAGTATGGAAGGGGATCGGATGGTTAATTTAAAACTTCGGGATTTCAAGGAGGAGATGGAAGTCATTAAAGATGAGAGAAGGTACTCTTCTGTGGACAATCCAATAGAATATTTCATGGAAGAGTTCTGGTGGAGGCTTTTCAAGGTTCATCCATATAGGTTTCCCGTAATAGGTCTTGAGGATGATTTGAACAGAATAAAAGAGGCTGACGTGATCGAATATTATAAAAAGTTTTATACTCCGGCCAATGCTATTCTTGCAGTGGCGGGTAAGGTGAAGTTTGAGGAAGTGATGGAATTGGCTGATAAATATTTTTCCAATATTAACAAAAATAGTAAGCCTGAACTTTCGGTACCCTTGGAACCTGAACAAAGGCAAAAGGTTGAATTTGAAGTGAAGAGAAAAAATTCAACTCCGGTGATTGCAATTGGCTTCAAAATAGTCCCCTTTGGAGATCCCTTGATTCCTGTATTTGATGTTTTAAGTGAGATGCTCGGTGGTGGGAAGTGGGGCATCCTTGTAAGAGAATTGGTCTACGATAAGAATGTTTTTGCCTCTCTAAGGTGTGAGACGAGTTATTTAAAAGACCATGGGGTTTTCGTTTTAGTGGGGGTGCCTTACCCGGGAGTGGATATCAAAAATGCCGAGTCAATTTTAGAAAACAAATTTTATGATGCTCTTCACCAACTGGGAGAAGATGACCTTAATACTGCCAAAAACAAACTGTTAACAGAGTACTACTTTGATCTCGAATCGGTCAGGGATTTGGTCTTTGATCTGGCAGAGTTTGAACTGATGGGTAAGATTGAAGATATTACAAAATATCCCGAAATTTTGAAAAGCGTGACCCTTGAAGATGTTAGAAAGGTTTTCGCCCAGTATTTTGGCGTGGAAAAGGAGACCGTGGGAGTGCTTAATGAAGAGTGAAGTCAAGTTTTTTGAGCTGAAAAACGGCATAAAAGTTCATTATGTAAGAAAGGATAAGCTTCCCATTTTTTATGCCAATGTCCTATTCAATAGAGGTTCTATTGACGAGCAGGACAAGAGAGGCATTCATAACTTTACTTTAAGACTCTTAGCCGAAGGTCCGGAGGGGAAGTCACCTGTTGAATTTTCGAAGGAACTTGAAAAGCTTGGCCTTAGAATAAAGACCCGCTCCGGGTATTCCTTTACCACCTTCGAGCTCGACGGATTATCGGATTTCTTTTTAGATGCCCTTATAAAGCTTGAAGAACTTATAAGAAAGCCTGCTTTCAGGGAAGAGGACTTTAAAAGGCTTAAGGATCAATACTTTACCGCGGTTAAGCTGGGATTTCAGGACCCTGAATTTGTTTCCTCTTACTTTTCCAATATGTTTTATTTTAAAGATGTTCCGCCACTCTCTGCTTTGCCCGATTTCGGGTTCGTAAGGGATGTCCTTGGTTTAACCCTCGAAGATGTCAAAAATTATTATACGAGTCTTTATGATAATTCCAATTTTTCCGTTGTTATTGTCTCGAACCTGGAAATTAGTGAATTTAAGGAAAAGATTGAAAATTTGAACCTTCCACTCGGTCAGAGATCGTCGAGTAGGTCTATTGAAGTTCCGGAGTTTAAATTCGATAAAGTTTTTATAGTGAATATGGACATTGAACAGGCCCATTTGAAAATCATAAATCCCGCAGTAAAGAGGAACGATCCGATTTATGGCGCCGTTAAGGTGGCAAACTTCATCTGGGGTGGTTCCGATTTCTCTTCGAGACTAATGAAAAGGGTGAGAGTTAAGGAAGGATTAAGTTATTCCGTAAATTCTGTGGTGAACTTCGGGATTCCGCTCAATGGTGATATTATTGCCCCTTATAGTGTTATTTCCTGCGAGACTGAGTTGAATAAGGCCAGAAAGGCCTTTGATGCAATTCTCGAAGAGAAGACCAAGGTTTTAAGAGATGGGTTTGAAAAAGAGGAATTGGAACACGCCATTCAATTTTTTAAGGGCAGTATTCCTCTTCTTGTTGAGAGTTATGCTCAACTCCTTTCGATGATTACGGAAGAAATTATTTACGGATTGCCCTATTTTCATTGGGAAGAGGAACTCAGAGCTATTGAGAAGCTAACTATCGATGAGGTTAACAAAGGGGCTCAAGTGTTGCTCAGCTTTGAAAGCCCCTTCGTTCTGATTGTGGGGAAGGCCAAAAAATTGAAGAATCAATTCAAGGATTTTGACATTGAAGTGATAGAGCCAGAAAAGTATTTGTGAAGTAGTTATTCCGTGGTGCCGGCTTTGTGATGATTTTTCCATTTTCCTATTAAAGATCAAAATATAAATTTGTTCCAATTTATCCTCTTGCAATTTAATTATTTTTCAGACCTTTAAGTTTTGTAAATTATGGGGCTTTTGCTTATTTTCTCTCCAGTTTTTCGAGCATCTTGCGTGCTTGTTCGAGATACTTATAATCCTCTCGGGTTTGAGGTTTCAAGTTGACCGCTTTCTTCAAAACTTCCTTTGCCTGCTCAGTTTTGTTTTGATACTTATAAACTCTGGCGAGCTCATATTGGTATTGTATCCTTCCCGGATTTAGTTCAATAGCCTTCTTAATGTACTTCTCAGCATCCTCAATAGTTCCCTGAGGAACCTCGCCAAAGAGAGTTTTTGCGAAGCTCCTCAGAACGGGGTTCAAAGTTGCTGCTTCAAAGTTGTATGAGCCCCAGATGAAGTTGGCAAGGTCATTGTTAGGGTTCAATTTCAAAGCCTTGTTAACGGCGTCTTTAATGATCATCGCATATTTTACCTTTTCTTTACCGCCCTTTGAAAGCGCAATCCTGCCGTTCACTGCAGCTAAATAAGTCCACCCCCAATCGCCCTCCGGGTTTACCTGAGTGGCCCTTTGAGCGAATTCAAGGGCTTTGTTAAAATAGGCTTCTCTCTCTTTTTCATTTTCAAGCCCTTCGCCAATGTTAAGATAAGCCATGGAGAGTCTCCACAGGACTTCGTAGTTTCCTTTATCCTTCTCGTATGCCATTTGATACTGTTTTAGCGCCTCCTCATATTTCAAGGCACTGAACAAGGAGTCACCCCTCTGGATCAAAGGATCTACCGCCATAATTAGCATTAATAAAGCAACCATTTTTAACCTCCTTTTGCAAAATTATAAAAGTTGATTGGTGAAGTTCAAATTTTTAGTGGATGTTTTTCCCTGTTTCCGATGAGCCCGCTCTCTATTTTGGCACTTTTTAATCTTTTTATGTTTGCGTTTATAATATTAAAAAGGTATTTAAATGGCGTCATTTAAGCGGGTTTACATTGATTCCCTTACTGGAGTGTATAATAGGGCTTTCCTCGACGAGAAAATTGCTGAAATACTCCAGAATGCAAGGGATGAAGGCAAGGCATTGTCAGTTGTAATGTTTGACATTGATTACTTCAAAAGAATCAATGATCTTTATGGTCACGCGGTAGGTGATCAAGTATTAAGAGAATTTGCAGAGTTTCTTAAAAATTCTTTAAGGGCAGGGGACATTCTCATACGCTACGGTGGAGATGAATTTCTTGCAATATTAAGTAATGTTAGTTATTCTGATGCCTTGAAGATTGTTGAGAGGATTCTGGAAAACTGCAAGAAGCAAGAGTTTGCAAAATTGAGAATCACTGTAAGTGCTGGTATATCCTCTTTTCCTAAACACGCAGATAATTGGGGGAGCCTTTTTGAACTTGTCGACAAGAGTCTTTACTTTGCTAAGAGGAATGGTAGAGATAGAGTTGGCGTCTTACAGAATGTCGGTCGGGTTATAATTCCTACCTATGATATTGTGGGCCGAATCAATGAGATCGAAAAGATTATAACTTTCTTAGAAGGCTCAAAAAAGGCTAAAGTCCTTCATATTATTGGAGAGATAGGGGTTGGAAAAACAAGGCTTGCAAAAGAAGTTTTGAACCATCCACAACTCAAATCCTACGATAGATTCGAGAGTCTTCTTTCACCTTCAACAAAATCCATAGTCTTTTATCCTGTTAGACAATTGGTAAAATATTTGGTACAAAAGAGTGATTCAATTCTGAAAGAGCTTCCTCCCAGTTTACTAAGTGAAATTTATAAGTTGAATCCTCCAGAGAATAGCGAACTGGGAGAGCTTTTTTATGTGGATAAATTTAAGTTATTTGAGGCCTTAAAGGAATTGCTTAAAGTTTATACCCAGAAGGTTTCCCCTCTTATAATTTTTATCGATGATGCTCACTGGATTGACGAATTTTCACTGGAATTATTAAGCTACATTTTTAGGTCTGATGACGCGGGAAATTTTGCAGTTATCTTCGCCTCTCGAATTGAGGAGACTAAGGAAGACCTTACTAAAAAGTTCTTTGGGTTTTTGCGTAGAGATTTTATGGAAATACGCCTTATGCCCCTTGGAAAGGAGGAGTTGAAGCAACTTACTGTAATGGTCTTTGGGCAAAATGTTCCTGATTTCTTTGTTGATTTTCTCTTCCTTAAGAGTGGTGGGAATCCCTATATTGCCTACGAGTTGATTGAATCGTTAACGAAATCCGGAGATGTTTACTGGAATGGCGAATCATGGGAATTTAAGAAGGATTTCGATTTTGATGTGCCTTCCACCCTTTTGGCGTTGACAGAAATGAAAATTGCTTCCTTAGGGGCGAAGGAGCTCAATGTTCTTGAATATATGGCGGTCTTTGGGAAACCTGTTGACCTTGATCTGCTCTCGGATTTTACGAGTTTGAGGTACGAAGAGCTTATACCCATTATGGAAAGATTGGAAAATTTAGGGTTTATATCAAGGGATTTCGCTGGATCGTACTATGTACCCGAGGGTGTTTTTGTGGAATGTCTTTGCAAAAAATTAAGTGAAAATCGTCGGGCTATAATCCATAGCAGGATCGCTGACGTGCTGAAAGAAATTAGTCCGGAATCCGTTGAAGAGATTGCCCAACATTATTATAAGGGTGGCAATTTTGACGATGCTTTTGAGTTTTTATTGAAAGCTGCAGAAAGGGCAATTAGTTACTATGCTTTAAAAAATGCCATAACTTATTATTCCTGGGCCCTTGGATGTCTCGAGAAAAAACGTAGGGTCGAAGAGAAGGATAAAAGAAAAGCAGAAATTTTAGTAAAACGCTCAAAACTTTATTCGGAGGTTGGCGATCGAAAGTCCGCATTTGTTGACGCTGAGGAGGCTTTAAATATCGCTCTAAATGCTAAGGATATGGAGCTTCAAGCTGAGGCGAGTATGCAAGTTGGTGTGAGTCTCCTCAATTTGGCACGATATTCTGAAGCCATCGAAAGACTACAACATGCAAGCAGTTTGTTTGAAAAATTAAGGGATTTCAAGGGTGTGGTGGAATGTGACCTTCATCTCGGTTCGATCTTTCAGGAACAATCCAAATACAAGTTAAGCCAATCTTATTACACAAGAGCCTTAGAGACGGCAAAGAGTATTAATGATGAGGACCTGATAATGAAGGCCGGTTATCAACTGGCGTCTCTTTTTGTGGACATGGGGAATCTCGATGATGCGGTTCCTTTACTGAATGAAGCATTAAAGATTTCAAAAAAATTGAAGGACAAGAAGTTTGAGCTAAAGATTTCTAATCAGTTGGGTATCCTGTATGTGGAAAAGGGTGATCTGGATAAAGGAATAAAGCTTTTGCAGGATTCTCTCGAATTATCAAGGCAACTTTACGATCTGAGGACAGAAGCTGTCATTAGCCATAATCTTGGGATCATTTTATTCAAGCACATGGGGAAAACGAAAGAAGCAGTTGAGTACTTAGAAAGGAGCCTGAATGTCTTTTACTTGATTGGTGATAGGGTATCGGAATGCATAGTGTTGAGCTCCTTGGGAACGATTTATAAGTCTATGGGCAAGTATTCTGCAGTTAAGGAGAGTTTTTCGAAGTCTCTCAAAATCGCAAAAAGGAAATTAAGGCTGAAAGGCTCGTTCTAACAGCGTCTTTTAATCTTGCCAATCTTTATTTGGATAATGGCAGATTGAGGAGTGCTTTTCCGAAGCTGCAATCCTCTTTGCGTCTCGCGAGGAAACTTGGTTTAAAGGACTTCGAAGCCAATATTCTGTTATCCTTCGGTGCATATTACTATTATATTGGGGATTTCAGAGAAGCGGAACGTTACTTGAAAGAGAGTGCCAAGGTGGCTAAAGAAATAGATCAATTAAACACTTTTGCTTTTGCCAATATTGCTTTAATGCGGGTTTACATGGATTCTGGTGACCTCATGAAGGCTTCGGAGTTGGCTGAGCAGGTTGAAAAAGTGGTGCAAAAACTTATGAATGAAGTCATTCAAATAGACTTTCAGCTATTGACTTTGGAATTGGATTTCTTGCTTGGCAAACCTGTTGGCTTGAAAAAGGTAAGCACGATTATTGAGAAGTGTAAGACCCTTGGACTCCAACCGAGACTCGCGGACGCCTTAGTACTGGCAGGAAGGATCACGGCGAGAATGGAGGCCATAGAAAAGGCCCGTGAACATTTTGAGAAGGCAATAGCTATATTGAGGAAGATTGGTAATGTCTTTTATTTAGCGAGGGCTTATGCTTTGTATGCAGAAGTTTTGAGGTACGGTGGATTCAAAGAAGAGTCTTTATTAAACTACAAAAAGGCTTATGAAATATTCAAGAACTTGAAGACCGATGCCTGGACGAAGGTATTGTCAATTCCTCAACCTAAGTAGATTTCAGGGTTCCAATTCTTCTGGATAGGGGTAAAGATAGGC is part of the candidate division WOR-3 bacterium genome and encodes:
- a CDS encoding metallopeptidase TldD-related protein, with the protein product MGKYIDTERYHLIAEEVIRASNGQIVELMIVHTIQDNARFMESTITQYGRINDLRLTVRVRFGNKSGVATTNSITKDGILDVVKMAEQSALNAKEDPFLPDPEEKKELEHEQIDPAVAEMGPDEKSRFLGKIFSEFSEDFIFHGTLRSSLNYVGIFNNLGLKSDFSYTALNMTMIIEDAEEKDTFWLQHTSPDLDSLNYDKYSQKIREFLKMRYPNVHVKPGKYTVILSPYALKDVLDFMQYVGFSASALEMRMSFLKDMEGEKVFAEAFTLEDRPLRKENFSMPFDFEGVEKKNLTIFEDGVFKRFIYDKKLAKKLKKKTTGHAMDLIDSFAFAGHLEMKGGEKSVQELIEESPDIIYVTRLHYVNVLDPTTFTLTGMTRDGTFRVRHGRQWARLPNLRFHVNFKELFNNITGISKEREYVGQPDSYSFDLPVAYLLPHVRCEGFNVIGFSTEED
- the murI gene encoding glutamate racemase — translated: MNEAINEKPIGVFDSGIGGLTVVRELRRLLPSEDIVYLGDSARVPYGNKSAETIKKFGFQDASFLVKMGVKLIVVACNTVSSVALEYLRETFKDVPFFGVVEPGVKVAVEKSKIKKVGVIGTIATIKSEAHKKLFPSGFEVIGKPCPLFVPLAEEGIISGPIAKSVAEFYLAEIKEKVDTVILGCTHYPVLKSTIKEVLGDQIELVDPAEEVAKEVYNYLKLNALLNRAGGNLDIYLTDIPPHYESLISRFLGERANNIRKVDIENL
- the smpB gene encoding SsrA-binding protein SmpB encodes the protein MKKGPERIIVKNQKAYHDYEILETFEAGIVLKGSEVKSIKEGKVSLKEAYADIIGNEVYIINMHVTPYEKDKVSKLNPTRPRKLLLHRYEIKRLIGKIKEKGLTLIPLMIIEKRNLIKVVLGLGRGKKLYEKREEIKKRIIEREIQRAMKKEFDY
- a CDS encoding aspartate carbamoyltransferase catalytic subunit, translated to MQIKRKDLLGLEDLTREEIEIILDTAKSMREILDRPIKKVPTLKGKTVVNMFFEPSTRTQSSFDLAAKRLSADTVSVSTKGSAVQKGESLLDTLLNIDAMKADAFIVRHWASGAPHFLAKHTEAAVINAGDGTHEHPTQALLDMLTMEDRFGKIEGLRVLIVGDILHSRVARSNIFGLKKMGAHVTLAGPPTLLPEYFKELGVEICYDIDEAVKDKDVIMALRIQKERLEEAYFPSIREYRKYFGITRERLKKASKNAVIMHPGPVNWGVELDFDLIQERESLILDQVTNGVAIRMAVLYLFIRGEKAHE
- the glnA gene encoding type I glutamate--ammonia ligase; protein product: MEIREIQDLIEKNEIKVVDLWFHCILGRLRHVSIEPTYFLKGFTKGIGIDGSSVPGYAEVHNSDMRLIPDLDSAFLDPVREGVLVVYSNLYYSDTHEPYPIYPRNVLRKTLELVKKLGVAEEVYILPEFEFYVFKEVDFDETGYYVEFVEEKRLKSSYHIAEPYDAFFELRTEIVQRLKQAGIKVKYHHHEVGGYGQNEVELTFGNALRVCDQVETTKFVIKSVAEKYGFKATFMPKPLFNEAGNGFHFHMYLAKNGESIFYGNEKNLGLSETALYFIGGLLKHARAVSAFVNPSTNSYKRLYSGFEAPVAITYALANRTAAIRIPGYAKGKDVDIEYRPPDATMNTYLGVAAIILAGLDGIKNKIDPGEPFEGKVDMESVKSGKVRLLPSNLKEALDSLREDHEFLTADGVFTEDLINKWIDLKMEEYNRVNLLPHPQEYVDYF
- a CDS encoding dihydroorotase; its protein translation is MNRKLFKGGNVVDVLRRKVSKADVLVEEGFILAVEPSIEASDAEVINCDGLFIVPGLIDMHAHLREPGEEHKEDIGTGTSAAIHGGYVAVVSMPNTNPPCDNRSVVEYILRRSKEEDKAEVLPCGTITKGRKGLELAELSDMHEGGAVAFSDDGSWVQHSGVMRRALEYTKFFNGLIISHAEDSTLTHMGLANESALTTKLGLRGMPIAAETIAIFRDIELARLTGGRLHIAHVSSKDSIELIKRAKEADIKVTAEVTPHHLLFDENKLVDYDSNYKVNPPLRSAEDREALLDALKKGIIDVIATDHAPHADFEKMDEFNAAPFGMIWLDFAFPVLYQSLVTSGKLDLIKLVESMSLKPAKILGLEKLGAIEKGYRASFFAFNPETEIKIDREFIKSRAYNTPLYNFKVKGKIEWTLKDGKIYRH